The proteins below are encoded in one region of Deltaproteobacteria bacterium:
- a CDS encoding ATP-binding protein, with protein MAIKVRRIFVAPRGSYFLFGPRGSGKSTWLRHLHPDAHWVDLLDEGRYQRYLVDPGLFSAELEALPRGACVVVDEVQRLPALLNVVHQKIETRRLRFVLSGSSARKLRRSGVNLLAGRAVRRALHPFVPEEVGASFSLASTLEWGALPIVWGAEDRRDALDAYVQMYLKEEIQAEAATRNLPGFARFLPIAALFHGQLLNVSALARDAGVARTTVQGYLQILEDTLFTFAIPAYEARLRVRERRHPKLYWVDPGLVRAVSGDRGPPDADSTGRLFEGWIAQLLRAYRDYRGLCDELAYWAPTESRDTEVDFLLRRGRELVAIEVKAARRWKSDFAKGLRAIGELPGVTRRVVVYLGVERLRPEKGLEVLPLAAFLADLERGLG; from the coding sequence ATGGCTATCAAGGTCAGGCGCATCTTCGTCGCACCCAGGGGCTCCTATTTTCTCTTTGGGCCCCGCGGGAGCGGTAAGAGCACGTGGCTTCGCCATCTGCATCCCGATGCACACTGGGTGGATCTTCTCGATGAGGGCCGGTACCAGCGCTACCTCGTCGATCCAGGGCTCTTTTCCGCCGAGCTCGAGGCCCTTCCGCGCGGGGCGTGTGTCGTCGTCGACGAGGTGCAGCGCCTGCCTGCGCTGCTGAACGTCGTCCACCAGAAGATCGAGACGCGACGCCTGCGCTTCGTGTTGTCCGGATCGAGCGCCCGGAAGCTCCGCCGCTCGGGTGTGAACCTCCTTGCCGGCCGTGCGGTACGCCGTGCGCTCCATCCCTTCGTGCCCGAGGAGGTCGGCGCGTCGTTCTCGCTCGCGAGCACGCTCGAATGGGGCGCGCTGCCGATCGTCTGGGGAGCCGAGGACCGCCGCGACGCGCTCGACGCCTATGTCCAGATGTATCTGAAGGAAGAGATCCAAGCGGAGGCGGCGACCAGGAACCTCCCGGGATTCGCCCGCTTTCTTCCGATCGCCGCGCTCTTCCACGGCCAGCTGCTCAACGTCTCGGCCCTTGCACGGGATGCCGGGGTCGCGCGCACCACCGTCCAGGGGTACCTGCAGATTCTCGAGGACACGCTGTTCACGTTCGCGATTCCGGCCTACGAGGCTCGCCTGCGCGTGCGCGAGCGCCGGCATCCGAAGCTCTACTGGGTCGATCCGGGCCTGGTTCGCGCCGTCAGCGGCGACCGCGGTCCGCCGGATGCGGATTCGACGGGACGATTGTTCGAAGGCTGGATCGCGCAGCTCCTGCGTGCCTATCGTGACTATCGCGGCCTCTGCGACGAACTCGCCTACTGGGCGCCCACCGAAAGCCGCGACACCGAGGTCGACTTCTTGCTGCGCCGCGGTCGCGAGCTCGTGGCGATCGAGGTGAAGGCAGCGCGGCGCTGGAAGTCGGATTTCGCGAAAGGGCTCCGCGCCATCGGCGAGCTCCCGGGCGTCACCCGTCGCGTGGTGGTCTATCTCGGTGTCGAGCGGCTGCGTCCCGAGAAAGGACTCGAGGTGCTGCCCTTGGCTGCCTTCCTCGCGGATCTGGAGCGCGGGCTGGGGTGA
- a CDS encoding acyl-CoA dehydrogenase family protein — translation MTFGEPLASGGSFLTGTTVRDCFTYEDLGPEDAEVARVAEEFVRREVLPRVDAIEAQTPGVMRALLEKAGERGLLMLDIPAQHGGLGVSKAASTLIGERAFKLASFAVSWGAHTGIGTLPLLFYGTAEQKERYLPRLMSGELIAAYALTEPGSGSDALGAKTKAMRLPNGDFALTGVKQFITNGGFADLFTVFAKIDGEKFSAFLVERAYPGVSTGAEEHKLGIKGSSTCQLILEDVVVPAANLLGEEGLGHRIAFNILNVGRLKLGAAALGGARECLEYAVKYASDRRQFQTPLVEFGAVQRKIADMAVRIYVADAASYRTAGLIDRRIDAIDPKADDYDRQVIKAIEEYTIEQSIVKVFGTETLDFVVDESLQMLGGYGFVADYPLERHYRDSRINRIFEGTNEINRLLIPATMMKRVMTQGLPMLEFMREVEADLASGNGHHPPVDHTLFHEVHAVNQAKRLVAYTTKLLVQREPAEIGRKQMHLERFADMIIDLYAMESAVVRTQKLIRRRGEDKAKLEQDMVAVYVADASERLASNARTLFANDTDGPALDGHLAAIARFTAFVPRGLLDARARIAEQVVAAGGVLA, via the coding sequence ATGACGTTCGGCGAACCCCTGGCCTCCGGCGGCTCCTTCCTGACCGGCACCACCGTCCGTGACTGCTTCACCTACGAGGACCTCGGTCCGGAAGACGCCGAGGTCGCGCGGGTCGCCGAGGAGTTCGTCCGGCGCGAGGTGCTGCCGCGCGTCGACGCGATCGAGGCGCAGACCCCCGGCGTCATGCGCGCGCTCCTCGAGAAGGCGGGCGAGCGCGGCCTCCTCATGTTGGACATCCCCGCGCAGCACGGCGGGCTCGGCGTCAGCAAGGCGGCGTCGACGCTGATCGGCGAGCGCGCCTTCAAGCTCGCGTCGTTCGCGGTCTCCTGGGGCGCGCACACCGGCATCGGCACCCTGCCCCTCCTCTTCTACGGCACCGCCGAACAGAAGGAACGCTATCTCCCGCGCCTCATGTCGGGCGAGCTGATCGCCGCCTACGCGCTCACCGAGCCGGGATCGGGAAGCGACGCGCTCGGCGCCAAGACCAAGGCGATGCGCCTTCCGAACGGCGACTTCGCGCTCACGGGCGTGAAGCAGTTCATCACCAACGGCGGCTTCGCCGACCTTTTCACGGTCTTCGCGAAGATCGACGGCGAGAAGTTCAGCGCGTTCCTCGTGGAGCGCGCGTACCCCGGCGTCTCGACCGGCGCCGAGGAGCACAAGCTCGGCATCAAGGGATCGTCCACCTGCCAGCTGATCCTCGAGGACGTCGTCGTGCCCGCCGCGAACCTGCTCGGCGAGGAAGGCCTCGGGCACCGCATCGCGTTCAACATCCTGAACGTCGGGCGCCTGAAGCTCGGCGCGGCGGCGCTCGGCGGGGCGCGCGAGTGCCTCGAGTACGCGGTCAAGTACGCGAGCGACCGGAGGCAGTTCCAGACGCCGCTCGTCGAGTTCGGGGCCGTGCAACGCAAGATCGCCGACATGGCGGTCCGCATCTACGTCGCCGACGCCGCGAGTTATCGCACCGCCGGCTTGATCGACCGTCGCATCGACGCGATCGACCCGAAGGCCGACGACTACGATCGTCAGGTGATCAAGGCGATCGAGGAGTATACGATCGAGCAATCGATCGTGAAGGTATTCGGCACCGAGACGCTCGACTTCGTCGTCGACGAGTCGCTGCAGATGCTCGGCGGCTACGGCTTCGTCGCCGACTACCCGCTCGAGCGCCACTACCGCGACTCGCGCATCAACCGCATCTTCGAGGGCACGAACGAGATCAACCGGCTCCTCATCCCCGCCACCATGATGAAGCGGGTGATGACGCAGGGCCTGCCGATGCTCGAGTTCATGCGGGAGGTCGAGGCCGACCTCGCGAGCGGCAACGGCCACCATCCGCCGGTCGACCACACGCTCTTCCACGAGGTGCACGCCGTGAACCAGGCGAAGCGCCTCGTCGCCTACACGACGAAGCTCCTCGTGCAACGCGAGCCCGCCGAGATCGGCCGCAAGCAGATGCACCTCGAGCGCTTCGCCGACATGATCATCGACCTCTACGCGATGGAAAGCGCGGTCGTCCGGACGCAGAAGCTCATCCGCCGCCGGGGCGAGGACAAGGCGAAGCTCGAGCAGGACATGGTCGCGGTCTACGTCGCCGACGCCAGCGAGCGGCTCGCATCGAACGCCCGCACCCTGTTCGCCAACGACACCGACGGCCCGGCGCTCGACGGCCACCTGGCCGCCATCGCGCGCTTTACCGCGTTCGTGCCGAGGGGCCTGCTCGACGCCCGCGCGCGCATCGCCGAGCAGGTCGTCGCGGCCGGCGGCGTCCTCGCCTGA
- a CDS encoding dienelactone hydrolase family protein, translated as MQVVHERVNVPVGSLAMPAYLARPTAPGAYPAVLVFMEIFGVNHHIRGVTDRVAAEGYVALAPDVFHRTAPGIELKYDADGLTRGIELMNKVTTTEAMADVSGALAYLKNRPEAGGRGAGAMGFCFGGHLAYLSACEQPIAAAVSFYGGGIAGGSPGNDGPPTIARTAKIKGRVLCLFGENDGYIPKEQVTAIKEALAAANVRHEVVVYPQVGHGFFCDERADYDATSADDAWARVTALFRSALP; from the coding sequence ATGCAGGTCGTCCACGAACGCGTCAACGTCCCCGTCGGCTCCCTTGCGATGCCCGCCTACCTGGCCCGGCCGACGGCGCCCGGCGCCTATCCCGCCGTCCTCGTCTTCATGGAGATCTTCGGGGTGAACCATCACATCCGCGGCGTGACGGACCGCGTCGCCGCCGAAGGCTACGTGGCGCTCGCGCCGGATGTCTTCCACCGCACCGCGCCCGGCATCGAGCTCAAGTACGACGCGGACGGGCTCACCCGCGGCATCGAGCTCATGAACAAGGTGACCACCACCGAGGCCATGGCCGACGTGTCGGGCGCGCTCGCCTATCTGAAGAACCGTCCGGAAGCCGGCGGCCGCGGCGCGGGCGCGATGGGCTTCTGCTTCGGCGGCCACCTCGCCTACCTCTCGGCGTGCGAGCAGCCGATCGCCGCGGCGGTGAGCTTCTACGGCGGCGGCATCGCGGGCGGCAGCCCCGGCAACGACGGCCCGCCGACCATCGCCCGCACCGCGAAGATCAAGGGTCGCGTCCTCTGCCTCTTCGGCGAGAACGACGGCTACATTCCGAAGGAGCAGGTCACGGCGATCAAGGAGGCCCTGGCCGCGGCGAACGTCCGCCATGAGGTCGTCGTCTACCCGCAGGTCGGTCACGGCTTCTTCTGCGACGAGCGCGCCGACTACGACGCCACCTCGGCCGACGACGCCTGGGCGCGGGTGACCGCCCTCTTCCGTTCGGCGCTCCCCTAG
- a CDS encoding methylcrotonoyl-CoA carboxylase gives MRTAVGELKRHLAKAREGGGPEARTRHTERGKLTARDRVDGLLDPGTAFLELSPLAAHGLYDGGAPGASMITGVGTIHGRPAVIVANDATVKGGTYYPITVKKHLRAQEVALENRLPCVYLVDSGGAFLPLQAEVFPDREHFGRIFYNQARMSAAGIPQVAVVMGSCTAGGAYVPAMSDEVVIVEHQGTIFLGGPPLVKAATGEEVSAEDLGGGDVHTRISGVSDHLARDDRHALAIARDLFTTLPTAPPPPVTRETPEDPAYDPAEIYGIVPKDPRKQYDVRELIARLVDGSRFHEFKARYAPTVVTGFAHLHGYPVGIVGNNGALFSESALKAAHFVELCCARRVPLLFLQNITGFMVGKKYEHGGIAKDGAKMVNAVANARVPKLTVVVGNSYGAGNYGMCGRAYSPRFLFMWPRSRISVMGGEQAASTLLTVKLQQLAAKKQTMSADEQKKFQAPILAKYDEEGSAYYSTARLWDDGILDPAETRDALALALAASLSGPIEETTFGVFRM, from the coding sequence ATGCGGACGGCGGTCGGCGAGCTCAAGCGGCATCTCGCGAAGGCGCGCGAAGGCGGCGGGCCCGAGGCGCGCACGCGCCACACCGAACGCGGCAAGCTCACGGCGCGCGACCGCGTCGACGGTCTCCTCGATCCGGGGACGGCGTTCCTCGAGCTCTCGCCGCTCGCGGCGCACGGCCTGTACGACGGCGGCGCGCCCGGCGCGAGCATGATCACGGGCGTCGGCACGATCCACGGCCGGCCGGCCGTGATCGTCGCCAACGACGCCACGGTGAAGGGCGGCACCTACTACCCGATCACCGTGAAGAAGCACCTCCGGGCGCAGGAGGTGGCGCTCGAGAACCGCCTGCCCTGCGTCTACCTCGTCGACTCCGGCGGCGCGTTCCTGCCGCTCCAGGCGGAGGTCTTCCCGGACCGCGAGCACTTCGGCCGCATCTTCTACAACCAGGCGCGCATGTCGGCGGCGGGCATCCCGCAGGTCGCGGTCGTCATGGGCTCGTGCACGGCGGGAGGCGCCTACGTCCCGGCGATGAGCGACGAGGTCGTGATCGTCGAGCACCAGGGCACGATCTTTCTCGGCGGCCCGCCGCTCGTGAAAGCCGCCACCGGCGAGGAGGTCAGCGCCGAGGACCTCGGCGGCGGCGACGTCCACACGCGCATCTCGGGCGTCTCCGACCACCTGGCGCGCGACGACCGCCACGCGCTCGCGATCGCACGCGACCTCTTCACGACACTGCCGACGGCGCCGCCGCCGCCGGTGACGCGGGAGACGCCCGAGGACCCCGCCTACGACCCCGCGGAGATCTACGGCATCGTGCCGAAGGACCCGCGCAAGCAGTACGACGTCCGCGAGCTGATCGCGCGCCTCGTCGACGGCAGCCGCTTCCACGAGTTCAAGGCGCGCTACGCCCCGACGGTCGTCACCGGCTTCGCGCACCTGCACGGCTACCCGGTTGGCATCGTCGGCAACAACGGCGCCCTCTTTTCGGAGTCGGCGCTCAAGGCCGCGCACTTCGTCGAGCTCTGCTGCGCGCGCCGCGTGCCGCTCCTCTTCCTCCAGAACATCACGGGCTTCATGGTCGGCAAGAAGTACGAGCACGGCGGGATCGCGAAGGACGGCGCGAAGATGGTGAACGCCGTCGCGAACGCCCGCGTCCCGAAGCTGACGGTCGTCGTCGGCAACTCCTATGGCGCGGGCAACTACGGCATGTGCGGCCGCGCCTACTCGCCGCGCTTCCTCTTCATGTGGCCGCGGAGCCGCATCTCGGTGATGGGCGGCGAGCAGGCGGCGTCGACGCTGCTGACGGTGAAGCTCCAGCAGCTCGCCGCGAAGAAGCAGACGATGAGCGCGGACGAGCAGAAGAAGTTCCAGGCGCCGATCCTCGCCAAGTACGACGAGGAAGGCAGCGCCTACTACTCGACGGCCCGCCTTTGGGACGACGGCATCCTCGACCCCGCGGAGACCCGGGACGCGCTCGCACTGGCGCTCGCGGCGTCCCTCTCGGGGCCCATCGAGGAGACGACGTTCGGCGTCTTCCGGATGTGA
- a CDS encoding CBS domain-containing protein, translated as MATTVYDVLRRKGSGVIAVSPESTVFEALQTLAENNIGAVIVLDGLRLVGILSERDYARQVVLKGKASKDTPVREIMTTSVVCVHPEQTIEECMALMTDKRFRHLPVIADDHLLGVLSIGDVVKALLDEQAFRIEQLEMYIASGG; from the coding sequence ATGGCCACCACGGTATACGACGTGCTGCGACGCAAGGGCTCCGGCGTCATCGCGGTGAGCCCGGAGAGCACGGTTTTCGAGGCGCTGCAGACGCTCGCCGAGAACAACATCGGCGCCGTCATCGTGCTCGACGGTCTCCGTCTCGTCGGCATCCTCTCCGAGCGCGACTACGCACGCCAGGTGGTCCTCAAGGGCAAGGCGTCGAAGGATACGCCGGTCCGCGAGATCATGACCACGTCGGTCGTCTGCGTGCATCCGGAGCAGACGATCGAGGAGTGCATGGCGCTCATGACCGACAAGCGCTTCCGCCACCTTCCCGTGATCGCCGACGATCACCTGCTCGGCGTGCTGTCGATCGGCGACGTCGTGAAGGCGCTGCTCGACGAGCAGGCGTTTCGGATCGAGCAGCTCGAAATGTACATCGCGAGCGGTGGCTGA
- a CDS encoding GreA/GreB family elongation factor: protein MTAAATEAREGATPAERREDSRVMQENAGLARGYRARLERATGELDVLERFRPPRFSAKASVALGAIVEVEDGAEGRTLFLAPVGAGLELTGPGGDGYLSVITPTSPIGRALIGRRLNDTIEVTVNDEITDWTIVHIE, encoded by the coding sequence ATGACGGCGGCTGCCACCGAGGCGCGCGAAGGGGCGACGCCCGCCGAGCGCCGCGAGGATTCCCGGGTCATGCAGGAGAACGCCGGTCTCGCCCGCGGTTACCGCGCGCGCCTCGAGCGCGCGACGGGCGAGCTCGACGTCCTCGAGCGCTTCCGTCCGCCGCGCTTCTCCGCGAAGGCCTCCGTCGCGCTCGGCGCCATCGTCGAAGTCGAGGACGGCGCCGAGGGCCGGACGCTCTTCCTCGCCCCCGTCGGCGCCGGCCTCGAGCTCACCGGCCCCGGCGGCGACGGCTACCTCTCGGTGATCACCCCCACGTCCCCCATCGGCCGCGCCCTGATCGGCCGCCGCCTGAACGACACCATAGAAGTCACCGTCAACGACGAGATCACTGATTGGACGATCGTTCACATCGAGTGA